The following are from one region of the Actinoplanes sp. L3-i22 genome:
- the nhaA gene encoding Na+/H+ antiporter NhaA has protein sequence MSGTGTTGTLQGETVRSRRPDTPLRAFLRTEAGSAGVLLAAIVAALIWANVADGSYERFWETHLSIHLGELSVDLVLRDWVNSGLMTFFFLVVGLEARREFDLGDLRDRRRFVLPAIAGIAGMALPVAIFLAVNHGGPYSAGWGVAMSTDTALALGLLALVGKRVPDQARLLLVSVSVVDDLVALLVIAVAYTENVQVMPLIVAALLFGLAFVLVRLKVRSGYAYLPVGVAMWFAMLASGVDPVVSGLALGLIAPAYTPARGALEQASDLFRSFREQPTVELARYARVSLVQTLSPNDRLQRTYQGWTSYLIVPLFGLANAGISVDAHFLRQALTSPVTVSVFLAYVLGKPIAVTGVSALISWVSRGRMRPDAGWASVLGTGTIAGIGFTVSFLIANLAFDGDALAEAKLGLLAAAAASAILTWTVFRVTFMLSPARKTVLLLGDAEQLTDLIPDVDVTRDHVRGPDSCSVTVVEYGDFQCPYCGLAEPSVRELLTDTDLRYVWRHLPLTDVHPQAQMAAQAAEAAAAQGSFWAMHDLLLARQDHLKIMDLLAYAEQLGLDRDRFHDDMMAAATAARISEDVESADVSGVSGTPTFFINGRRHYGAYDAGTLRRAVREARARAKIAERRRTP, from the coding sequence GTGAGCGGCACAGGCACCACCGGGACCCTGCAGGGCGAGACCGTCCGGTCGAGACGGCCGGACACCCCGCTGCGGGCGTTCCTGCGCACCGAGGCGGGCAGTGCCGGCGTGCTGCTGGCCGCCATCGTCGCCGCGCTGATCTGGGCAAACGTGGCCGACGGGTCGTACGAAAGGTTCTGGGAGACGCACCTCTCCATCCACCTGGGTGAGCTCAGCGTCGACCTCGTCCTGCGGGACTGGGTCAACAGCGGCCTGATGACGTTCTTCTTCCTGGTGGTCGGGCTGGAGGCGCGCCGCGAGTTCGACCTGGGTGATCTGCGCGACAGGCGGCGGTTCGTGCTGCCGGCCATCGCCGGGATCGCCGGCATGGCCCTGCCCGTGGCGATCTTCCTGGCCGTCAACCACGGCGGGCCGTACTCGGCCGGCTGGGGCGTGGCGATGTCCACCGACACCGCGCTGGCGCTGGGCCTGCTCGCCCTGGTCGGCAAGCGGGTGCCGGACCAGGCGCGGCTGCTGCTGGTCAGCGTGTCGGTGGTGGACGACCTGGTGGCGCTGCTGGTGATCGCGGTGGCCTACACCGAGAACGTGCAGGTCATGCCGCTGATCGTGGCGGCGCTGCTGTTCGGCCTGGCGTTCGTGCTGGTCCGGCTCAAGGTCCGCTCCGGGTACGCGTACCTGCCGGTCGGCGTCGCGATGTGGTTCGCGATGCTGGCCAGCGGGGTGGACCCGGTGGTCTCCGGGCTCGCGCTCGGGCTGATCGCGCCCGCCTACACCCCGGCGCGCGGCGCCCTGGAACAGGCCAGTGATCTCTTCCGGTCGTTCCGGGAACAGCCGACCGTCGAACTGGCCCGCTACGCCCGGGTCAGCCTGGTGCAGACGCTGTCCCCCAACGATCGGCTGCAACGCACCTACCAGGGCTGGACCAGCTATCTGATCGTGCCGCTGTTCGGCCTGGCCAACGCCGGGATCAGCGTCGACGCGCACTTCCTGCGCCAGGCGCTGACCTCGCCGGTCACGGTCAGCGTCTTCCTGGCGTACGTGCTGGGCAAGCCGATCGCCGTGACCGGCGTCTCCGCGCTGATCAGCTGGGTCAGCCGCGGCCGGATGCGACCCGACGCGGGCTGGGCGTCGGTGCTCGGCACCGGCACGATCGCCGGGATCGGGTTCACCGTGTCGTTCCTGATCGCGAACCTGGCCTTCGACGGGGACGCGCTCGCCGAGGCGAAACTCGGCCTGCTCGCCGCGGCGGCCGCGTCGGCGATCCTGACCTGGACGGTGTTCCGGGTGACGTTCATGCTGTCGCCGGCCCGCAAGACGGTGCTCCTGCTCGGGGACGCCGAGCAGCTCACCGACCTGATCCCGGACGTGGACGTGACCCGGGACCACGTGCGCGGGCCGGACAGCTGCTCGGTGACCGTCGTCGAGTACGGGGACTTCCAGTGCCCGTACTGCGGCCTCGCCGAACCCTCGGTCCGGGAGCTGCTCACCGACACCGACCTGCGGTATGTCTGGCGCCACCTGCCGCTGACCGACGTCCACCCGCAGGCCCAGATGGCGGCGCAGGCGGCCGAGGCGGCGGCCGCGCAGGGCTCGTTCTGGGCGATGCACGATCTCCTGCTGGCCCGTCAGGACCATTTGAAAATCATGGACCTTCTTGCGTACGCCGAGCAGCTCGGTCTCGACCGTGACCGGTTCCACGACGACATGATGGCCGCGGCGACGGCGGCCCGGATCAGCGAGGACGTGGAGTCGGCCGACGTGAGCGGGGTCTCCGGGACGCCGACGTTCTTCATCAACGGGCGGCGGCACTACGGCGCCTACGACGCGGGGACGCTGCGCCGCGCCGTCCGCGAGGCCCGGGCCCGCGCGAAGATCGCCGAGCGCCGCCGCACGCCGTGA
- a CDS encoding helix-turn-helix domain-containing protein: MTDRVDFLPAAEQQAYRLLLRMAGARADDLAAQAGIEVGAAGALLEALRDKGLATGGPPYDALPPDVALGEVLLREQQNLEAARRTVASLSEEYRTTARRRSADHLVEIVVGVTGLRQRLREMQDSAREEILWFCRANPIAMQGPENAEETPALTRGVRYRAIYERELLEKPGELASIVDAIRLGEQSRTLPTLPVRLAIADRTMAICPLVPDAVRGVGEPTAAVIRSSELLDALIALFESYWERATPLFPDGGAEEPDRLLLSLVVAGMPDKSIATQLGVSKRTVQRRLDRLMAVAGVDSRAGLAFQAARRGWL, encoded by the coding sequence GTGACAGATCGGGTGGATTTTCTGCCGGCCGCCGAGCAGCAGGCCTACCGGCTGCTGCTGCGGATGGCCGGAGCCCGCGCCGACGACCTCGCCGCCCAGGCCGGCATCGAGGTCGGCGCGGCCGGCGCGCTCCTGGAGGCGCTGCGGGACAAGGGGCTGGCCACCGGCGGCCCGCCGTACGACGCGCTGCCCCCGGACGTCGCGCTCGGCGAGGTGCTGCTCCGCGAGCAGCAGAACCTGGAGGCGGCCCGCCGCACGGTGGCCTCGCTGAGCGAGGAGTACCGGACCACCGCCCGCCGGCGCAGCGCCGACCACCTGGTCGAGATCGTGGTCGGGGTGACCGGGCTGCGCCAGCGGCTGCGCGAGATGCAGGACTCGGCCCGCGAGGAGATCCTCTGGTTCTGCCGGGCGAACCCGATCGCGATGCAGGGCCCGGAGAACGCCGAGGAGACGCCGGCCCTGACCCGCGGCGTCCGCTACCGGGCGATCTACGAGCGGGAGCTGCTGGAGAAGCCGGGAGAGTTGGCCAGCATCGTCGACGCGATCAGGCTGGGTGAGCAGTCCCGAACCCTGCCCACCCTGCCCGTGCGCCTGGCCATCGCGGACCGGACGATGGCGATCTGCCCGCTGGTGCCGGACGCGGTCCGCGGCGTCGGCGAGCCGACCGCCGCGGTGATCCGCTCCAGCGAGCTGCTCGACGCGCTGATCGCGCTCTTCGAGAGCTACTGGGAGCGGGCCACCCCGCTGTTCCCCGACGGCGGCGCCGAGGAGCCCGACCGGTTGCTGTTGTCGCTGGTCGTGGCCGGCATGCCGGACAAGTCGATCGCCACCCAGCTGGGCGTGAGCAAACGGACCGTGCAGCGCAGGCTCGACCGGTTGATGGCCGTGGCGGGGGTGGACAGCCGGGCCGGCCTGGCCTTCCAGGCGGCCAGGCGCGGCTGGCTGTAG
- a CDS encoding TetR/AcrR family transcriptional regulator, which produces MQKLTRKGAETRQRIVAGAAAEVREHGVTGLKLEDVLLRTRTSKGQLFHYFPGGRDELLHAVAEAEAARRPPSSGLTTWPAWITWRDRVVEHYRGSGQRCVLSDLAAQPGRNSPGARALIAGLIATRQADLAAGIRHMQAAGDMDPGPDADRAAAALVAGVQGGVAVLMATGSAVHLEAALDMGLAALRAPAPARC; this is translated from the coding sequence ATGCAGAAGCTGACCCGCAAGGGCGCCGAGACCCGGCAGCGGATCGTGGCCGGCGCCGCCGCCGAGGTCCGCGAGCACGGCGTCACCGGGCTGAAGCTGGAGGACGTGCTGCTGCGCACCCGCACCAGCAAGGGCCAGCTCTTCCACTACTTCCCCGGCGGTCGCGACGAGCTGCTGCACGCCGTCGCCGAGGCCGAGGCGGCCCGCCGGCCACCGAGCAGCGGTCTCACCACCTGGCCGGCCTGGATCACCTGGCGGGACCGGGTGGTCGAGCACTATCGCGGCTCCGGGCAGCGCTGCGTGCTCAGCGACCTGGCCGCCCAGCCCGGCCGGAACAGCCCCGGCGCGCGGGCGCTGATCGCCGGCCTGATCGCCACCCGGCAGGCCGACCTCGCCGCCGGCATCCGGCACATGCAGGCGGCCGGCGACATGGACCCCGGGCCGGACGCCGACCGGGCCGCCGCCGCCCTGGTCGCCGGCGTCCAGGGCGGTGTCGCGGTGCTGATGGCCACCGGCAGCGCCGTCCACCTGGAGGCCGCGCTCGACATGGGCCTGGCCGCGCTCCGGGCCCCCGCCCCGGCGAGGTGCTGA
- a CDS encoding ribosomal protein L7/L12, giving the protein MTPEEQRDQQTRLLTEMAGTMLAAGADPDGIARELVRHTDSPILAIKALREVTGLSLPDAKRAVHRNLDPEVREAAEELWRELRAGLERRDL; this is encoded by the coding sequence GTGACTCCGGAGGAGCAACGAGACCAGCAGACCCGACTCCTGACCGAGATGGCCGGAACGATGCTCGCGGCCGGGGCGGACCCGGACGGCATCGCCCGGGAGCTGGTCCGGCACACCGACTCGCCGATCCTGGCGATCAAGGCCCTCCGGGAGGTGACCGGGCTGAGCCTGCCCGACGCCAAGCGGGCCGTCCACCGCAACCTGGACCCGGAGGTGCGCGAGGCCGCCGAGGAACTGTGGCGGGAGCTGCGGGCCGGGCTCGAACGCCGGGATCTCTGA
- a CDS encoding SDR family NAD(P)-dependent oxidoreductase — protein sequence MSRGVLVTGASRGIGRAVATAFAARGDRVAVHYGSGRADAEETLCGLAGAGHVLIGGDLGDPAAAQELAEAAIEGLGGVDVLVNNAAVAPGPGNVHAIDTVGYADWQRTWRRMIDVDLLGAANVTYHVANHLIGRGATGSIVNVGSRGAFRGEPDYPAYGAAKAALHAFGQSMAVALAPHGIAVTSVAPGFISSERQHAKLDGPGGAAISAQSPFGRVGTPEEVAAAVLHLASPEAAWSSGAVLDLNGASHLR from the coding sequence ATGAGTCGAGGAGTGCTGGTCACGGGCGCGTCCCGGGGCATCGGGCGGGCGGTCGCGACCGCTTTCGCCGCGCGGGGCGACCGGGTCGCCGTGCACTACGGGAGCGGTCGCGCCGACGCCGAGGAGACGCTGTGCGGGCTGGCCGGCGCCGGGCACGTCCTGATCGGCGGGGATCTCGGCGACCCGGCCGCCGCGCAGGAACTCGCCGAGGCCGCGATCGAGGGGCTCGGCGGCGTCGACGTGCTGGTCAACAACGCGGCGGTCGCGCCCGGCCCGGGCAACGTGCACGCGATCGACACCGTCGGGTATGCCGACTGGCAGCGCACCTGGCGGCGGATGATCGACGTCGACCTGCTCGGCGCGGCGAACGTCACCTACCACGTCGCCAACCACCTGATCGGGCGCGGCGCCACCGGCAGCATCGTGAACGTCGGCTCGCGCGGCGCGTTCCGCGGTGAGCCGGACTATCCGGCGTACGGCGCGGCGAAGGCGGCCCTGCACGCGTTCGGCCAGTCGATGGCCGTCGCCCTGGCGCCGCACGGCATCGCGGTGACGTCGGTGGCGCCCGGCTTCATCAGCTCGGAGCGTCAGCACGCCAAACTCGACGGCCCGGGCGGGGCGGCGATCTCCGCGCAGAGCCCGTTCGGCCGGGTCGGCACGCCGGAGGAGGTCGCGGCCGCGGTCCTGCACCTGGCCTCCCCGGAGGCGGCCTGGTCGTCGGGAGCGGTCCTCGACCTCAACGGAGCGTCCCATCTGCGGTGA
- a CDS encoding GAF domain-containing protein, with translation MQQTESEGARIAAVDSYGLVGASRPELLDGLTRIATSVFDTPMASVTLVHRERQWFAGSTGLTEPGTSRAASFSARLIDDPQPLVVADTRDDPLYRDLPHVIQNPPIRFYAGVPLIDPSGHVLGTVAVFDHVPRLVNRTRMRMLQDVSAQATAYLQARRNEQILSTLRTGLDRLRCQEDDVVAAVSHELRTPVATMLGYVEMLAELPDLAQHRDVLEPLGRAGQQLVHTLERILGIILPTASDRH, from the coding sequence GTGCAGCAGACGGAATCCGAGGGAGCACGGATCGCGGCGGTCGACAGCTACGGGCTGGTCGGCGCATCCCGTCCGGAGCTTCTCGATGGCCTCACCCGCATCGCCACGTCCGTTTTCGATACGCCGATGGCGTCGGTCACCCTGGTGCACCGGGAGCGGCAGTGGTTCGCCGGCAGCACCGGGCTCACCGAGCCGGGCACCAGCCGGGCCGCCTCGTTCTCGGCCCGGCTGATCGACGATCCGCAGCCCCTGGTCGTCGCGGACACCCGGGACGACCCGCTCTACCGGGACCTGCCGCACGTGATCCAGAATCCGCCGATCCGCTTCTACGCCGGCGTCCCGCTGATCGACCCGAGCGGGCACGTGCTGGGTACCGTGGCCGTTTTCGACCACGTGCCGCGGCTGGTCAACCGGACCCGGATGCGGATGCTGCAGGACGTCAGCGCGCAGGCCACGGCGTACCTGCAGGCGCGGCGCAACGAGCAGATCCTGAGCACCCTGCGCACCGGCCTCGACCGGCTGCGCTGCCAGGAGGACGACGTGGTCGCCGCGGTCTCGCACGAGCTGCGCACCCCGGTCGCCACCATGCTCGGCTATGTCGAGATGCTCGCCGAACTGCCCGATCTGGCCCAGCACCGCGACGTCCTGGAGCCGCTCGGCCGGGCCGGCCAGCAGCTCGTCCACACCCTGGAGCGGATCCTCGGCATCATTCTCCCGACCGCTTCCGATCGGCATTGA
- a CDS encoding TetR/AcrR family transcriptional regulator: protein MAGLTPKGAATRDRIVRAATDLILERGVGGMTLDEIRAGTATSKSQLFHYFPDGKRDLVAAIAEFQSARVEQAQRPWLDHLDSWESWHGWRDAVVAHYRTLTHLHCSIGALVNELTPTDPALAATVAAHADRWLDHLAAGVRKMRAKRLIKPEADPEHLAMMVFAALQGGLLVMQMRDAVEPLEAALDGALLALQSQRS from the coding sequence ATGGCCGGGTTGACCCCCAAGGGCGCCGCTACGCGGGACCGCATCGTACGGGCGGCGACCGACCTGATCCTGGAGCGCGGCGTCGGCGGCATGACCCTCGACGAGATCCGGGCCGGCACCGCCACCAGCAAGAGCCAGCTCTTCCACTACTTCCCGGACGGCAAACGGGATCTGGTCGCGGCGATCGCCGAGTTCCAGAGCGCCCGCGTCGAGCAGGCGCAACGCCCCTGGCTCGACCACCTGGACAGCTGGGAGTCCTGGCACGGCTGGCGGGACGCGGTCGTCGCGCACTACCGCACCCTCACCCACCTGCACTGCTCGATCGGCGCCCTGGTCAACGAGCTGACCCCGACCGATCCGGCACTGGCCGCGACGGTGGCGGCGCACGCCGACCGCTGGCTGGATCACCTTGCTGCCGGCGTACGGAAAATGCGCGCGAAGCGCCTGATCAAGCCGGAAGCGGACCCGGAACATCTCGCGATGATGGTGTTCGCCGCCCTGCAGGGCGGGCTGCTCGTGATGCAGATGCGGGATGCCGTCGAGCCGTTGGAGGCGGCGCTTGACGGGGCGCTCCTCGCTCTGCAGAGTCAGCGATCATGA
- a CDS encoding aldo/keto reductase translates to MNDYYLLGRSGLRVSRLALGTMNFGVDGFHAAYGKTEEEAEPIFRRYVESGGNFIDTADFYTAGESERILGRLIAAAGNRERLVLTSKFTNTVDPADPNASGNGRKHMIRALEASLRRLGTDYLDLYLLHTWDRITPVEEVVRTFDDLVKAGKIRYAGLSDVPAWYAARAQSYAEAHGLTPMVTVQLPYSLVARGIEPEFAPMAQTLGIGLTAWSPLGGGLLSGKYRPAGAGVTGDGRLSNPASGAPITDGHWKVIDALAGIAAEIGKPMAQVALNWASTQPAISALVIGASSAEQLEKNLAALDFEIPADARRRLDEASAPEVPGLYSMFTPRYQSWVVSPGLKIGDKPPTFTTPVLNG, encoded by the coding sequence ATGAACGACTACTACCTGCTCGGCCGGTCCGGCCTCCGGGTGAGCCGGCTCGCGCTGGGCACGATGAACTTCGGCGTCGACGGCTTCCACGCGGCCTACGGAAAGACCGAGGAGGAGGCCGAGCCGATCTTCCGGCGGTACGTGGAGTCCGGCGGCAACTTCATCGACACCGCCGACTTCTACACCGCGGGGGAGAGCGAGCGCATCCTCGGCCGGCTGATCGCCGCCGCGGGCAACCGTGAGCGCCTGGTCCTGACCAGCAAGTTCACCAACACCGTCGACCCGGCCGACCCGAACGCCAGCGGCAACGGGCGCAAGCACATGATCCGCGCGCTGGAGGCCTCGCTGCGCCGCCTCGGCACCGACTACCTGGACCTGTACCTGCTGCACACCTGGGACCGGATCACCCCGGTCGAGGAGGTCGTGCGAACCTTCGACGACCTGGTCAAGGCCGGCAAGATCCGGTATGCCGGGCTGTCCGACGTGCCGGCCTGGTACGCGGCCCGGGCGCAGAGCTACGCCGAGGCGCACGGTTTGACCCCGATGGTCACCGTGCAGCTGCCGTACTCGCTGGTCGCCCGGGGCATCGAGCCGGAGTTCGCACCGATGGCGCAGACCCTGGGGATCGGCCTGACCGCGTGGAGCCCGCTCGGCGGCGGCCTGCTGTCCGGCAAGTACCGGCCCGCCGGCGCCGGCGTGACCGGCGACGGCCGGCTCAGCAACCCGGCCTCCGGCGCGCCGATCACCGACGGGCACTGGAAGGTGATCGATGCACTGGCGGGCATCGCCGCGGAGATCGGCAAGCCGATGGCGCAGGTCGCGCTGAACTGGGCGAGCACCCAGCCGGCGATCTCCGCGCTGGTGATCGGCGCGAGCAGCGCCGAGCAGCTGGAGAAGAACCTGGCCGCCCTGGACTTCGAGATCCCGGCCGACGCGCGCCGCCGCCTCGACGAGGCCAGCGCGCCGGAGGTCCCGGGGCTGTACTCGATGTTCACCCCGCGATACCAGTCGTGGGTGGTCAGCCCCGGCCTCAAGATCGGCGACAAGCCACCGACCTTCACCACCCCCGTCCTCAACGGCTGA
- a CDS encoding S8 family serine peptidase: protein MRRRGRTAGVLVGVLIGAGAGVGLPAGPVLAAPSGSAAGAARAITLITGDVVTLAPAGDGRYAATVRPAAGREHAAFRTTEAGNGLQVLPLDAVPLIKSGQVDAELFDVEHLLAQGYGDAESPALPLIVQNGTAAGSLRTLEASRTTALPSLGAVAVRADKLSLSSFWRSQKSARKAAAPARIWLDGKVKAAADPNVEQIGAPAAWRAGLTGTGVTVAVLDTGIDATHPDLAGRVAAAEDFSGSGNTVDHFGHGTHVASIAAGAKGVAPGAKLLVGKVLDDSGTGYESGIIAGMQWAVDSGAKVINMSLGGDATDGTDPMSEAVDELSGGGALFVVAAGNEGGDYTVGTPGAASAALTVGAVDHDDLLAEFSSRGPRLGDQGLKPEITAPGVGIVAARAAGTTMGTPVDDRYTTASGTSMATPHVAGAAAILAQQHPDWPGAKLKDALVSTAKTNIQNTTVYGQGTGRVDLTRATTQTVTGTGVADFGLDKSSRTVTYANAGTTAVTLTLKASMPDVTAPATVTVPAGGTAAVPLTLDRAGPTKGVLGGWLTATGPNGVLVTTALGGTIDPPHHKVTFTALGQDGKPTAVPVFQMFGDDRRFDALGYLESGEAGWVDVAEGDYLVDATLAVGTGLHPEDALVTIPELHIDRDMTVVLDARKAKPIVIGTPRPAQQQAVLSYYVHRVTGTGRQIDNGFMDFSATEKVNVTPTAPLRKGVYEFSSRWQLVAPFARAVFPGAGTYDLRPMPSTPVFTGTRHYSLSPAAKGRAVVVPVDGDEYEAVQRAADAGAALVLLMRGPDSAAWSTWDPSIAAADRLPIPALLISHDYGTKVLAKAKTLDLTMTPDSPYLYDVIQVSTGRVPAQIVHRVTAANSYKVTSRYADNGGLAWVREQRFGWRPWQDFAWNDRQRAAGTPSVREEWVSAGDSVWQHHVHQDYPWSDLDSALDTGFAEQPRSYPRAGAATETWAAPVVRPATPAGYVNKRTGDVLNLRVADFVDASDKHFTIDEADQSSARLYRDGTLISETRDAWRDLPVPAGAATYRLALTTARAGDEWQYARSTSTEWTFRSAQPGTLPLLQVGYAAPVSLSGTATTRAHLLGVTVPGARKVTVSLSFDEGKTWRTTYGVGGRFAVPAARGTVSLRVTATDRAGNTVEQTVLRAYGRA, encoded by the coding sequence GTGCGACGAAGAGGCAGAACCGCGGGAGTGCTGGTCGGCGTCCTGATCGGAGCCGGGGCGGGGGTCGGCCTACCGGCCGGGCCCGTCCTGGCGGCGCCGAGCGGGTCGGCGGCGGGGGCGGCGCGGGCGATCACGCTGATCACCGGGGACGTGGTCACGCTCGCCCCGGCGGGTGACGGGCGGTACGCGGCGACCGTGCGGCCGGCGGCGGGGCGCGAGCACGCCGCGTTCCGCACGACCGAGGCCGGGAACGGGCTGCAGGTGCTGCCGCTGGACGCGGTGCCGCTGATCAAGAGCGGTCAGGTCGACGCCGAGCTGTTCGACGTGGAGCATCTGCTCGCCCAGGGCTACGGGGACGCCGAGAGCCCGGCCCTCCCGCTCATCGTCCAGAACGGCACGGCGGCCGGCTCCCTCCGTACCCTCGAGGCGAGCCGGACCACCGCCCTGCCGAGCCTCGGGGCCGTGGCCGTGCGTGCCGACAAGCTCTCGTTGTCGTCCTTCTGGCGGAGCCAGAAGAGCGCCCGGAAGGCCGCCGCGCCGGCCAGGATCTGGCTGGACGGCAAGGTCAAGGCGGCCGCCGACCCGAACGTCGAGCAGATCGGCGCGCCGGCCGCCTGGCGGGCCGGGCTGACCGGGACCGGCGTCACGGTCGCCGTGCTGGACACCGGCATCGACGCGACCCACCCGGACCTGGCCGGCCGGGTCGCCGCGGCCGAGGACTTCAGCGGCAGCGGGAACACCGTCGACCACTTCGGGCACGGCACCCACGTGGCGTCGATCGCGGCCGGCGCGAAGGGCGTCGCGCCCGGGGCGAAACTGCTGGTCGGCAAGGTGCTCGACGACTCCGGGACCGGCTACGAGTCGGGGATCATCGCGGGCATGCAGTGGGCCGTCGACAGCGGCGCCAAGGTGATCAATATGAGTCTCGGCGGGGACGCGACCGACGGCACCGACCCGATGAGCGAGGCCGTCGACGAGCTCAGCGGGGGCGGCGCGCTGTTCGTGGTCGCGGCCGGCAACGAGGGCGGCGACTACACCGTCGGCACGCCGGGCGCGGCGAGCGCGGCGCTGACCGTCGGGGCGGTCGACCACGACGACCTGCTGGCCGAGTTCTCCAGCCGCGGGCCGCGCCTGGGCGACCAGGGCCTCAAGCCGGAGATCACCGCGCCGGGCGTCGGGATCGTCGCGGCCCGGGCCGCCGGCACCACCATGGGCACCCCGGTCGACGACCGGTACACGACCGCTTCCGGCACCTCGATGGCCACGCCGCACGTGGCCGGCGCCGCCGCGATCCTCGCCCAGCAACACCCCGACTGGCCCGGCGCCAAGCTCAAGGATGCCCTGGTCAGCACGGCAAAGACCAACATTCAAAACACGACTGTGTACGGCCAGGGCACCGGCCGTGTCGACCTGACCCGGGCCACCACGCAGACCGTGACCGGCACCGGCGTGGCCGATTTCGGCCTGGACAAGAGCAGCCGGACGGTGACCTACGCCAACGCCGGGACGACCGCGGTCACGCTGACCCTCAAGGCGAGCATGCCGGACGTGACCGCCCCGGCGACCGTGACGGTGCCGGCCGGCGGAACCGCCGCCGTGCCGCTCACCCTGGACCGCGCCGGCCCCACCAAGGGCGTGCTCGGCGGCTGGCTGACCGCGACCGGCCCGAACGGCGTGCTGGTCACCACCGCGCTCGGCGGCACCATCGACCCGCCGCACCACAAGGTCACGTTCACCGCGCTCGGCCAGGACGGCAAGCCGACCGCGGTGCCGGTGTTCCAGATGTTCGGCGACGACCGGCGCTTCGACGCGCTGGGCTACCTGGAGAGCGGCGAGGCCGGCTGGGTCGACGTGGCCGAGGGCGACTATCTGGTCGACGCCACCCTGGCGGTCGGCACCGGGCTGCACCCCGAGGACGCCCTGGTCACCATCCCGGAGCTGCACATCGACCGGGACATGACGGTCGTGCTGGACGCCCGCAAGGCCAAGCCGATCGTGATCGGGACGCCGCGGCCGGCGCAGCAGCAGGCGGTGCTCAGCTACTACGTGCACCGGGTCACCGGGACCGGGCGGCAGATCGACAACGGGTTCATGGACTTCAGCGCGACCGAGAAGGTCAACGTCACGCCGACCGCGCCGCTGCGCAAGGGCGTCTACGAGTTCTCGTCGCGGTGGCAGCTGGTGGCGCCGTTCGCCCGGGCGGTCTTCCCCGGCGCCGGCACCTACGACCTGCGGCCGATGCCGAGCACCCCGGTCTTCACCGGGACCAGGCACTACTCCCTGTCCCCCGCGGCGAAGGGCCGGGCCGTCGTGGTCCCGGTCGACGGCGACGAGTACGAGGCCGTGCAGCGCGCCGCCGACGCCGGGGCCGCCCTGGTCCTGCTGATGCGGGGGCCGGACTCGGCCGCCTGGAGCACCTGGGATCCGTCGATCGCGGCCGCGGACCGCCTGCCGATCCCGGCGCTGCTCATCTCCCACGACTACGGGACGAAGGTGCTGGCCAAGGCGAAGACCCTCGACCTGACGATGACACCCGACAGCCCTTATCTGTACGACGTCATCCAGGTCTCCACCGGCCGGGTCCCCGCTCAGATCGTCCACCGGGTGACCGCGGCCAACTCGTACAAGGTCACCAGCCGGTACGCGGACAACGGCGGGCTGGCCTGGGTGCGCGAGCAGCGGTTCGGCTGGCGCCCGTGGCAGGACTTCGCGTGGAACGACCGGCAGCGGGCGGCGGGGACACCGTCCGTACGCGAGGAATGGGTCTCCGCCGGGGACAGTGTCTGGCAGCACCACGTCCACCAGGACTACCCGTGGAGCGACCTTGACTCGGCCCTGGACACCGGCTTCGCCGAGCAGCCGCGCTCCTACCCGCGGGCCGGGGCGGCCACCGAGACGTGGGCCGCGCCGGTGGTCCGCCCGGCGACCCCGGCCGGCTACGTCAACAAGCGCACCGGGGACGTGCTGAACCTGCGGGTGGCCGACTTCGTCGACGCGAGCGACAAGCACTTCACCATCGACGAGGCGGACCAGTCGAGCGCGCGGCTCTACCGGGACGGCACGCTGATCAGCGAGACCCGGGACGCCTGGCGGGACCTCCCGGTTCCGGCCGGGGCCGCGACCTACCGGCTCGCGCTGACCACGGCACGCGCCGGGGACGAGTGGCAGTACGCCCGCTCGACCAGCACCGAGTGGACGTTCCGGTCGGCGCAGCCCGGGACCCTGCCGCTGCTGCAGGTCGGGTACGCGGCGCCGGTCTCGCTGAGCGGCACCGCCACGACCCGCGCCCACCTGCTCGGCGTCACGGTTCCCGGCGCCCGCAAGGTGACCGTCTCGCTCTCCTTCGACGAGGGAAAGACCTGGCGGACGACGTACGGGGTCGGCGGCCGGTTCGCGGTACCGGCCGCGCGGGGCACGGTGTCGCTGCGGGTCACCGCCACCGACCGGGCCGGGAACACGGTCGAGCAGACCGTGCTGCGCGCCTACGGACGAGCATGA